The Sporichthyaceae bacterium genomic sequence GGTACACCTCGTACGGCTGCCCGCCGCCGCCCCACTCCTCGGGGTAGGCCAGGCCGAGCAGACCGGCGTCGGCCAGCAGCCCGAACAGCCCCTCGGGGTACAGCTCGGACCGTTCGTGCGACTCGACCCGAGTGCCGAGTTCCTTGTCGGCGATCTCGACCACCAGCGCGAGCAGGTCCTTGGCCTCACTGGTGGGAAGCATCCGTTCCACTGCCACGAAGCACTCCTCATCCCGACGGCCTCGGCTGTTGACGCGTCGTCGTCCATTCTCACCGACCGCACGGGGTGCGGTCACCTCGGCGGGGCGGGCGGTCACGACTAACCTCGGCCTGTGGCACTGCAGACCACCCCCGAGACGCCGATCCCGGTGCGCACGGTCGCGCACCTGATCGGGCAATGGGTGGCGCGGTTGGGCAAGGTGTGGGTGGAGGGCCAGGTCGCCCAGCTGACCCGGCGGCCGGGCTCCTCGACGATGTTCCTGACGCTGCGCGACCCGATCGCCGACGTCTCGGTCCAGGTCACCTGTTCGCGGACGGTGCTGGAGTCGGTGGTCCCACCGATAGCCGAGGGTGCCCGGGTCGTGGTGTTCGGCCGGCCTACGTTCTACGTGCCGCGCGGCGCCATCTCTCTTCTCGCCGAGGCGATCCGCCCGGTCGGCGTCGGCGACCTGCTGGCCCGGCTCGAGCAGCTACGTCGGCTGCTGGCCGCCGAGGGCCTGTTCGACGTGAGCCGCAAGCGCCGGTTGCCGTTCCTGCCGCACCGGGTCGGGCTGATCTGCGGCCGGGCCGGCGCCGCCGAGCGCGACGTCGTCGACAACGCCCGGCGCCGCTGGCCGCGGGTGGACTTCGACGTCCGTGAGGTGCCGGTGCAGGGCCCGTACGCGGTGACCGAGATCGTCGCCGCGTTGGACAAGCTCGACGCGGACCCCGACGTCGACGTGATCGTGATCGCCCGCGGCGGCGGCTCGGTGGAGGACCTGTTGCCGTTCTCCGACGAGACCCTGGTGCGCGCGGTGTCGGCCTGCCGCACCCCGGTGGTCAGCGCGATCGGCCACGAGCAGGACAGCCCACTGCTCGACGCGGTCGCCGACGTACGCGCCTCCACCCCGACCGACGCGGCGAAGCTGATCGTGCCCGACCTCGGCGAGCAGATCGTGCTGGTCGACGCGCTGTGCGCCCGGACCCGGCGGGCGATGCTGGGCCGGTTGGACCGGGAGGCAGCGCGCCTGGCGGCGTTGTCCGGTCGACCCTCGCTGGCCGATCCGACCCACCGGCTCGCCGCGGCCGAGGCGGCGGTGGCGGCCCTGGCCGACCGGGCCCGCCGCTGCCTGACGCACCGGATCGAACGCGCCGAGGACGAGTTGCGGCACCGGCAGCAGCAGGTTCGGGCGTTGTCGCCGGCCGCGACGCTGGACCGCGGCTACGCCGTGGTCACCAAGGCCGACGGCGGCGTGCTGCGCAGCCCGGCCGAGGTCGCCGTCGACGACCCGCTGCGCATCCGGCTGGCCGGCGGCTCACTGCCGGTCAGAGCCGGCGCTGCTCCGCCCAGGTGAGCGCGACCGACGTCGGCTCGGTGAAGCCCAACGACTTGGCCAAGGCCTCCCCGGCCGGCGAGGCGTGCATCTCCACCCGGCGCACGCCCTGCCCGTGGAACCAGTCCAGCAGCGCGGCGCAGGTCGCCCGGCCGTAGCCGCGGCCCCGGTAGTCCGGGGCGGTCGCCAGGTTGAGCAGCCATCCCGTCCGCCCGTCGGGCCGGTTCGGTCCGGGCAACGAGTCGAACACGGTGCCGACGGCGCTCGCGGCCAACGTGCCGTCCTCACCGTCGATCACGAACGCGGTCAGGTCCCGGCCCGGGGCCAGCCGGTCGGCGAAGGCGGTCCGGGCCGCGTCCCGCCAGGTGGGCTCGGAGACGTCCTGCCCCATGGCCTCGAGCAACAGCTCACGCAACCGGGTGAGTTCCGGCGCATCGGCGACGGTGGCACGACGAACAGGGCGCATCGGGTCACCATACTGCGCACATTCTTACTGACTGAGCTCGTCAGCGGCCCGAACTGCTGATCACAAACGCTTCGGAATCGGGCTGCTTCCGAGCTCATCAGTAAGGTGGAGGAGTGGCGCGCGCAGGTGCGGGAGGTCCCGCGAAGTCCGGGACGGATTCGGTCGACGGCGCTCCCGAACCGGCCGCAGCGCCCGAGGAGCAACCCGAGGCCGGCGAGGGCGGACTGGCCTACGAGGCCGCGCGGGACGCGCTGGCGGAGGTGGTCGCCAAGCTCGAGGCGGGCAACCTCACGCTGGAGGAGTCGCTGGCGCTCTGGGAGCGCGGTGAGTCGTTGGCAGCCGTGTGTCGCGCCCGACTCGACGGCGCCCGGGCCCGGGTGGACGCAGTACTGCAAGGCGACGGACGCCAGGAGGTCGACCATGGACGGAATTAGCCGGGACTCGCGCATCCCAGCCGAGCTCGAGGTCCACCCGGAGGCCCCGGACCGGAACCTCGCGCTGGAACTCGTCCGGGTCACCGAGGCAGCCGCCATGGCGGCGGGGCGGTGGATCGGCCGGGGTGACAAGAACG encodes the following:
- a CDS encoding GNAT family N-acetyltransferase, with amino-acid sequence MRPVRRATVADAPELTRLRELLLEAMGQDVSEPTWRDAARTAFADRLAPGRDLTAFVIDGEDGTLAASAVGTVFDSLPGPNRPDGRTGWLLNLATAPDYRGRGYGRATCAALLDWFHGQGVRRVEMHASPAGEALAKSLGFTEPTSVALTWAEQRRL
- a CDS encoding exodeoxyribonuclease VII small subunit encodes the protein MARAGAGGPAKSGTDSVDGAPEPAAAPEEQPEAGEGGLAYEAARDALAEVVAKLEAGNLTLEESLALWERGESLAAVCRARLDGARARVDAVLQGDGRQEVDHGRN
- the xseA gene encoding exodeoxyribonuclease VII large subunit; protein product: MALQTTPETPIPVRTVAHLIGQWVARLGKVWVEGQVAQLTRRPGSSTMFLTLRDPIADVSVQVTCSRTVLESVVPPIAEGARVVVFGRPTFYVPRGAISLLAEAIRPVGVGDLLARLEQLRRLLAAEGLFDVSRKRRLPFLPHRVGLICGRAGAAERDVVDNARRRWPRVDFDVREVPVQGPYAVTEIVAALDKLDADPDVDVIVIARGGGSVEDLLPFSDETLVRAVSACRTPVVSAIGHEQDSPLLDAVADVRASTPTDAAKLIVPDLGEQIVLVDALCARTRRAMLGRLDREAARLAALSGRPSLADPTHRLAAAEAAVAALADRARRCLTHRIERAEDELRHRQQQVRALSPAATLDRGYAVVTKADGGVLRSPAEVAVDDPLRIRLAGGSLPVRAGAAPPR